In Mucilaginibacter celer, one DNA window encodes the following:
- a CDS encoding FecR family protein, translated as MNQTEIKKLLDKFKAGKCTDDELQQLQQAMHELDAATGFEDEASQLKQPLWERIEKQTIGKGQVRRLNTTWLKIAAAVLIFVCAGLFYSKISVRQSESIAYQTITAPKGSMKQIMLPDSTTVQLNAGTSIKFPVTFNAAKREVTLLNGEAFFDVKHDVSKPFLVHTARVTTQVLGTSFNIKFYKELPDIQVYVNSGKVEVHDTKHTFGFYTPQQQLTYNKHSQTFTRQQITGDHSLSWMHDELILDKVSFSEIAVYLQNRYSVNFKYAGKKQNQQRYSVRFSNKLNISQVLDILQFIDGRRYKLTGDTVNIK; from the coding sequence GTGAATCAAACAGAAATAAAAAAACTACTCGATAAGTTTAAAGCCGGTAAATGCACCGACGACGAATTGCAGCAGCTGCAACAGGCCATGCACGAACTCGACGCTGCTACCGGATTTGAAGATGAAGCTTCGCAACTCAAACAACCGCTTTGGGAGCGGATAGAAAAGCAAACCATCGGCAAAGGGCAGGTACGCAGATTAAATACCACCTGGTTAAAAATTGCCGCCGCGGTGTTAATATTTGTTTGTGCCGGATTGTTTTATTCAAAAATATCGGTACGCCAATCAGAAAGTATAGCTTACCAAACAATTACTGCCCCCAAAGGCAGCATGAAGCAGATTATGCTGCCCGATAGTACCACCGTGCAACTAAATGCCGGTACCTCAATTAAATTTCCGGTAACTTTCAATGCAGCAAAAAGAGAAGTAACGCTACTAAATGGTGAGGCTTTTTTTGATGTAAAACATGATGTTTCAAAACCGTTTTTAGTACACACAGCCCGGGTTACCACCCAGGTATTAGGTACCTCGTTCAATATTAAATTTTACAAAGAGCTTCCTGATATCCAGGTTTATGTAAACAGCGGTAAGGTTGAGGTGCACGATACCAAACACACCTTCGGTTTTTATACCCCTCAACAGCAGTTAACCTATAACAAGCACAGCCAAACTTTTACCCGCCAGCAAATTACCGGCGATCATTCGCTCAGCTGGATGCATGACGAGTTGATTTTAGATAAAGTTTCATTTAGCGAGATAGCGGTTTACCTGCAAAACCGCTATAGTGTAAACTTTAAGTATGCGGGTAAAAAGCAAAATCAGCAGCGGTATTCGGTAAGATTTTCGAACAAGCTTAACATTAGCCAGGTGCTGGATATTCTGCAGTTTATTGATGGCCGCAGGTATAAGCTAACAGGAGATACGGTAAATATTAAATAA
- a CDS encoding SusC/RagA family TonB-linked outer membrane protein, which translates to MEKSLTRISRSLTTAILLLLTGLAITWPASAKAERSTSIIDQPVTVRFADETMDASLEKLKKAANSIAFNYKLDDVVAVKVKANSFINKPLKDVLNALTANTQLEYREKYGTIIISRKKPVHAVDRVTVTGTVVDKDGPLAGVAVRSKTTNAATSTDVYGNYKITVEKGDVLVFSFIGYKSQEVTVNQSTLNITLDADVTGLNAVVVVGYGTQKNSDVTGSVGSLKVSNVKDRSVGSVTEMLQGQIAGVTVLNEGGDPTSAPNIRLRGQSSFNNETPLIVVDGTIYNGGPIDPADIESIDVLKDSYAAIYGAKAAAGVILITTKRGKQGKTNLEITAKGGVQNALKILQALNAAEYADAINTAYDNAGKTRLPAFDATINPDSRVTRTNWTDALFRTGHIQDYNLNINGGSEKSTFYISGGYRKNEAILLNTNAIRYNVRINSDHQINNWLKFGESMSYAYNNGQGANTTSAYTGAILSAIFYPPNASIYNPDGSFGGVPAQYAGSYGDVINPVAYLKRLDNSDAVSNFNINPYVEISLFKGLKFRSNLGITKTSETVKNFSPRVLEPGKKFFDNFLFQQQNNSRTILAEQTLNFERTFADKHHVSALAGYTYEDDMNEFFSVNTDNYLSEDPLYRYIINGTLNPTGVPLQGRKDELAIISYLGRVGYDYMGKYFVNGIIRRDAVSSIGKRNRTQNYPGISAGWLISKESFFPQDGLISFAKLRASYGKSGNLAGLPLFPTTVTLTKTAGYLGSPATGITGAAIDGIGNLDIKWEKTTQTNIGVDLGLMNGKLNITADAFIKTNTQFIFQPPVAAVFGVSNPPFVNGGKIQNKGIELSVKYQGNLGELHYNFIANGSYIKNKIDDVLPGQQTILTGPTVRDNLVPVWLKQGYSLYSFFGYKTAGLFQSQDEVNNYKDAAGALIQPNAKPGDIKFQDLNGDGKITEADKTYLGTPFPKVSYGFTANFSYGPFDLSVFLQGVAGNKLFNAVKYTGLNASIQNYNLLADAKNAWSPTHTNTNIPRLSASDANGNFGNVSDFYVENGSYMRIKNVTLGYSLPKTLMTKIGVRSARLFANAQNLATFTKYKGLDPEVGINQNGVDLGLYPQARIVLVGVNVGL; encoded by the coding sequence ATGGAAAAATCTTTAACCCGGATTTCAAGAAGTTTAACAACGGCAATTTTATTGCTGTTAACCGGTTTGGCCATCACATGGCCGGCCAGTGCCAAAGCCGAGCGCAGCACCTCGATCATCGATCAGCCGGTAACCGTTAGGTTTGCCGATGAAACGATGGATGCCTCGCTCGAGAAACTAAAAAAGGCAGCAAACAGTATTGCCTTTAATTACAAGCTGGATGATGTGGTAGCCGTAAAGGTGAAAGCTAATTCATTCATCAACAAACCTTTAAAAGATGTTCTGAATGCATTGACAGCCAATACCCAGCTGGAGTATCGCGAAAAATACGGTACCATTATCATCTCGCGGAAAAAGCCGGTACATGCTGTTGACAGGGTAACCGTAACCGGTACCGTGGTTGATAAAGACGGCCCGCTGGCGGGTGTTGCTGTACGCAGCAAAACTACAAATGCTGCAACCTCTACCGATGTATATGGTAACTATAAAATTACAGTTGAAAAAGGTGATGTGCTGGTTTTTAGCTTCATCGGTTACAAAAGCCAGGAAGTTACTGTTAATCAATCAACCCTTAATATTACTTTGGATGCCGATGTTACCGGTTTAAATGCGGTAGTAGTGGTAGGTTACGGTACGCAAAAAAACTCGGATGTAACAGGTTCGGTAGGTTCATTAAAAGTGAGCAATGTTAAAGACCGTTCGGTTGGATCAGTTACCGAGATGCTGCAGGGCCAGATTGCCGGTGTTACCGTACTGAACGAAGGCGGCGACCCAACATCGGCCCCAAACATCAGGCTGCGCGGCCAAAGTTCATTTAACAACGAAACCCCGCTGATTGTAGTTGACGGAACGATATACAATGGCGGCCCCATCGACCCGGCCGATATCGAATCGATCGACGTACTGAAAGATTCGTATGCAGCTATTTACGGTGCAAAAGCTGCCGCTGGTGTAATACTGATCACCACAAAACGCGGTAAGCAAGGCAAAACCAACCTCGAAATAACTGCAAAAGGCGGTGTACAAAACGCATTGAAAATATTACAGGCCTTAAACGCTGCCGAGTATGCCGATGCTATCAATACCGCTTACGATAATGCTGGCAAAACCCGCCTCCCGGCTTTTGATGCTACGATAAATCCCGATTCGCGCGTTACACGCACCAACTGGACGGATGCTTTGTTCAGAACCGGCCATATCCAGGATTATAACCTGAATATTAACGGCGGCAGCGAAAAATCAACTTTCTATATTTCGGGCGGCTATCGTAAAAACGAGGCTATCCTGTTAAATACCAATGCGATACGTTATAATGTGCGCATCAACTCTGATCATCAGATCAATAACTGGTTAAAGTTTGGCGAAAGCATGTCGTATGCATACAACAATGGACAGGGTGCAAATACTACCAGCGCTTATACCGGTGCTATCTTATCGGCCATATTTTACCCGCCAAATGCTTCTATTTACAACCCCGATGGAAGCTTCGGCGGCGTGCCTGCCCAGTACGCAGGTTCGTATGGTGATGTGATTAACCCTGTAGCTTATTTAAAACGTTTGGATAACAGCGATGCGGTAAGCAATTTCAACATTAATCCTTATGTAGAGATCAGCCTGTTTAAAGGTTTGAAATTCCGCTCCAACTTAGGAATCACCAAAACATCCGAAACCGTAAAAAACTTTAGCCCGCGTGTATTGGAACCCGGCAAAAAGTTTTTTGATAACTTTCTGTTCCAACAGCAAAATAATTCGCGCACTATCCTTGCCGAGCAAACCCTCAATTTCGAAAGAACATTTGCCGATAAGCACCACGTATCGGCACTGGCAGGTTATACTTACGAGGATGATATGAACGAATTTTTCAGCGTAAATACCGATAACTACCTGAGCGAAGATCCGCTGTATCGTTACATCATTAACGGTACGCTTAACCCAACCGGCGTTCCGTTACAGGGCCGTAAAGATGAATTGGCCATTATTTCATACCTGGGCAGGGTAGGGTACGATTATATGGGTAAATACTTCGTTAACGGCATTATCCGCCGCGACGCCGTATCAAGCATCGGTAAGCGTAACAGAACGCAAAACTACCCGGGTATATCTGCCGGTTGGTTAATTAGTAAAGAATCGTTTTTTCCGCAGGATGGTTTGATCTCGTTTGCCAAGTTAAGGGCAAGCTACGGTAAATCGGGTAACCTTGCCGGTTTGCCGCTTTTTCCTACTACGGTTACCTTAACCAAAACAGCAGGTTATTTGGGCAGCCCGGCCACAGGTATTACCGGTGCTGCTATTGATGGTATCGGCAACCTGGATATTAAATGGGAAAAGACAACCCAAACCAATATCGGTGTTGATTTGGGCCTGATGAACGGAAAACTGAACATCACTGCCGACGCATTTATTAAAACCAATACCCAGTTCATATTCCAGCCGCCGGTAGCTGCCGTGTTTGGTGTATCAAATCCTCCGTTTGTTAATGGTGGAAAAATCCAGAACAAGGGTATCGAACTATCTGTAAAATATCAGGGTAACTTAGGCGAGCTTCACTATAATTTCATCGCCAACGGCTCGTACATCAAAAATAAAATCGATGACGTGCTGCCCGGGCAGCAAACTATCCTTACCGGTCCTACGGTGAGAGATAACCTCGTGCCCGTTTGGTTAAAACAAGGTTACTCACTGTATTCTTTCTTCGGATACAAAACTGCCGGCTTATTCCAATCGCAGGATGAAGTGAACAATTACAAAGATGCGGCAGGTGCACTGATCCAGCCAAATGCAAAACCCGGCGATATCAAATTTCAGGATTTAAATGGCGATGGTAAAATAACCGAAGCCGATAAAACCTACCTGGGTACGCCATTCCCTAAAGTTAGTTACGGTTTTACGGCCAACTTTAGCTATGGCCCGTTTGATTTAAGCGTGTTTTTACAGGGTGTTGCCGGCAATAAGCTGTTCAATGCGGTTAAATACACCGGTTTAAACGCCTCCATCCAAAACTACAACCTGCTGGCCGATGCTAAAAACGCCTGGTCGCCAACACATACCAATACTAATATTCCGCGCCTTTCGGCAAGTGATGCCAATGGCAACTTTGGCAACGTATCTGATTTTTATGTAGAGAATGGCTCTTATATGCGCATCAAAAACGTAACGCTTGGCTACTCGCTGCCAAAAACACTGATGACTAAAATTGGTGTACGCAGCGCCCGCCTTTTTGCCAATGCGCAAAACCTGGCCACATTTACCAAATACAAAGGTCTTGACCCGGAAGTTGGTATCAACCAAAATGGTGTCGATTTAGGTTTGTATCCGCAGGCCAGGATCGTTTTAGTAGGTGTTAACGTAGGCTTATAA
- a CDS encoding RagB/SusD family nutrient uptake outer membrane protein — translation MKLKNIISKGLLAVTVVALAQSCKKGTLDNIKPTGTPTSANFWRNADDAQAAANGLYEKQSNSEDLYGRGFFWFINASDDMVVGRTSADRENIKNFVCTGNEGSIYAPWQLHFVVMKRANDVINNVPGINMDAATKNFILGQAYFIHAVMHLEIADLYGSDKQGAPLQNRANPLAFPAQLPSVKDNYAYIEADLKKAASLLPYFDKLGAGDKGRAHKTAAWAYLAKTYLHAKDYVNAEKYADSVILSGKHALLNNYADVFKIANNYSSEYIWSVASNLNGQSILPGAMLENKGWGLYNGFGYYQPTKELVDEFEAGDKRLPATILQKGDSFQYFGQTYTYPIGGKSNSLTGYQFNKYMEPFSYAGGIHVSPNGDEPSTDLNVPLLRYAEILLIKAEAQIMQGKNGDAAINLVRVRAGLTPITNATLANLKHERRVELAGEWSDRNFDLVRWGDAQAIYSKPLHGADGSVVWKARNFDPARDNVWPIPPKDIQISQGQLKQNAGW, via the coding sequence ATGAAACTTAAAAATATAATTAGCAAGGGTTTATTAGCGGTAACGGTTGTTGCACTGGCCCAAAGCTGTAAAAAAGGTACTTTAGATAATATTAAACCAACCGGTACGCCAACCAGCGCCAATTTTTGGCGTAATGCGGATGATGCCCAGGCGGCTGCCAATGGCCTGTACGAAAAGCAAAGCAACAGCGAAGATCTGTACGGTCGTGGTTTTTTCTGGTTCATCAACGCCAGCGATGATATGGTGGTAGGCCGTACCTCTGCCGACAGGGAAAATATCAAAAACTTTGTTTGTACAGGTAACGAGGGTAGTATCTACGCCCCATGGCAGCTGCATTTTGTGGTGATGAAACGTGCCAACGATGTGATTAACAATGTGCCGGGCATCAACATGGATGCTGCGACCAAGAACTTTATTCTGGGCCAGGCCTATTTTATCCATGCCGTAATGCACCTGGAAATTGCCGACCTGTACGGTTCAGACAAGCAAGGTGCTCCATTGCAAAATCGTGCTAATCCGCTGGCATTCCCCGCGCAGTTGCCATCGGTAAAAGATAATTATGCTTATATCGAGGCCGATCTAAAAAAAGCCGCATCGTTGCTACCATATTTTGATAAGTTAGGCGCGGGCGATAAAGGCCGTGCGCACAAAACCGCCGCATGGGCTTATCTTGCAAAAACTTATCTGCATGCTAAAGACTATGTCAATGCCGAAAAATATGCCGATTCGGTTATCCTGAGTGGTAAGCATGCTTTGTTAAATAACTATGCCGATGTATTTAAAATTGCCAATAACTACAGTTCAGAATATATCTGGTCGGTAGCCAGTAATTTGAACGGGCAAAGCATTTTGCCGGGCGCTATGTTAGAAAACAAAGGCTGGGGTTTATATAATGGCTTTGGTTATTATCAGCCTACCAAAGAGTTGGTTGACGAGTTTGAAGCCGGTGATAAAAGGCTGCCTGCAACTATCCTGCAAAAAGGAGATAGCTTCCAGTATTTCGGTCAAACTTATACTTATCCTATCGGTGGCAAAAGCAACAGCTTAACCGGTTACCAGTTTAATAAATACATGGAGCCGTTTAGCTATGCCGGGGGCATCCACGTTAGCCCTAATGGCGATGAGCCATCAACAGATTTAAACGTACCGCTGTTGCGTTATGCCGAGATCCTGTTAATTAAAGCCGAAGCACAGATTATGCAGGGCAAAAACGGCGATGCTGCAATTAACCTTGTACGTGTGCGTGCCGGTTTAACCCCAATTACCAATGCCACCTTGGCTAACCTGAAGCACGAACGCCGCGTTGAATTGGCCGGAGAGTGGAGCGACCGCAACTTCGATCTTGTTCGCTGGGGCGATGCGCAGGCAATTTACTCAAAACCGTTACACGGCGCAGATGGCTCAGTTGTGTGGAAAGCACGTAACTTTGACCCTGCAAGGGATAACGTTTGGCCTATCCCGCCAAAGGATATCCAGATAAGCCAGGGGCAGCTGAAACAAAATGCCGGCTGGTAA
- a CDS encoding alkaline phosphatase encodes MKNSTKIIPLVSLLACASLFANAQVKTLYTVADAHSHNDYKNSIPFFRAYEKGFGSIEADCYDVNGQLMVAHDKKEIDPKRSLKILYIDPLIEKLKRDPQRHLRLLIEIKEDHKAVLPLVIKELKPLEQYFDYEGHPGRLAIVMTGAVPSPAEMTDYPAWISFDVDHLNGFTPEQWKKIGLVSFPFGKYMHWNGKGVLNNEEIARIKAGIDSVHNAGKKIRFWETPDTKSSWLALIRLGVDVIGTDKIEELGDFLNKKPADEYTAPQPYAVYKPTYKSDGSVKKVKNIILCIGDGMGLSQIYSTYTANRGQLNIFQMLNIGFSVTNSADAYITDSAAGATAFASGQKTNDRAVGVDPAGKPLKSLADYSAEAGKKTADIVVCELTDATPAAFYAHDSERSHSTAIANQIASSPIDIFLGSAYKDFIWPVNGESPIDKMKKRGYAIIRNFDEFLSSTSPKILALMDDSVTRPKMEGRGNYLPLAFNKVTQTFKNAPKGFFMMIEGSQIDHGGHANNLKQIITENSDFDRVVGDALKFADEDGETLVIVTADHETGGLTLLDGDINKGYVWGNFSTNDHTGTPVPVFSYGPHSLDFRGVYSNTEIFNKIKALLQ; translated from the coding sequence ATGAAAAACAGTACTAAAATCATCCCGCTGGTATCACTACTTGCATGCGCCTCGCTATTTGCCAATGCACAGGTAAAAACATTGTACACCGTTGCCGATGCGCACTCGCACAACGATTATAAGAACAGTATTCCCTTTTTCAGGGCTTATGAAAAAGGCTTTGGTTCGATAGAAGCCGACTGCTATGACGTAAACGGACAACTGATGGTTGCGCACGATAAAAAGGAGATCGACCCGAAACGGTCGTTAAAAATCCTGTACATCGATCCGCTTATCGAAAAGCTGAAGCGCGATCCGCAAAGGCATTTAAGATTGCTGATCGAGATCAAGGAAGATCATAAAGCCGTATTACCGCTGGTGATTAAAGAACTGAAGCCATTGGAGCAGTATTTTGATTATGAAGGCCATCCCGGCAGGCTCGCTATCGTAATGACCGGCGCAGTTCCATCCCCGGCCGAGATGACGGATTATCCCGCCTGGATCTCGTTTGACGTTGACCATTTAAACGGTTTTACACCCGAACAATGGAAAAAGATAGGTCTGGTAAGCTTTCCGTTTGGCAAATACATGCATTGGAATGGCAAAGGCGTACTGAATAATGAAGAAATTGCAAGAATAAAAGCGGGAATTGACAGCGTACACAACGCAGGCAAAAAGATCCGTTTTTGGGAAACGCCCGATACCAAAAGCAGCTGGCTTGCCCTCATCCGTTTAGGGGTGGACGTAATTGGTACGGATAAGATTGAGGAGCTTGGCGATTTTCTGAATAAAAAACCTGCCGATGAATACACTGCGCCTCAGCCTTACGCCGTTTATAAACCCACCTATAAATCAGACGGATCGGTTAAAAAAGTTAAAAATATTATTTTGTGCATTGGCGATGGCATGGGCTTATCGCAGATCTATTCAACCTATACAGCCAACCGCGGGCAGCTGAATATTTTCCAGATGCTGAATATCGGTTTTTCGGTAACTAACTCGGCCGATGCTTATATCACTGATTCGGCGGCGGGTGCCACGGCATTTGCATCGGGGCAAAAAACAAATGATAGGGCGGTAGGAGTTGATCCCGCAGGAAAACCTTTAAAATCATTGGCCGATTATAGCGCCGAAGCCGGTAAGAAAACTGCTGATATTGTAGTTTGCGAATTAACCGATGCAACTCCGGCAGCGTTTTACGCTCACGATTCGGAACGGAGCCATTCAACAGCTATTGCCAACCAAATCGCTTCATCGCCGATTGATATTTTCCTGGGCTCGGCCTATAAAGACTTTATCTGGCCGGTAAACGGTGAGAGTCCTATCGATAAAATGAAGAAAAGAGGGTATGCCATCATCCGCAATTTTGACGAGTTTTTAAGCAGCACATCACCCAAAATACTGGCCCTGATGGATGACAGCGTAACCCGCCCCAAAATGGAAGGCAGGGGAAATTACCTACCGCTGGCATTCAATAAGGTAACCCAAACATTCAAAAATGCACCCAAAGGCTTTTTTATGATGATAGAAGGTTCGCAGATTGACCATGGCGGCCATGCCAATAACCTGAAACAAATCATTACCGAAAATAGCGATTTTGACCGCGTTGTTGGCGATGCCCTCAAATTTGCCGATGAAGATGGCGAAACCCTGGTTATTGTTACTGCCGATCATGAAACCGGTGGCTTAACCTTACTGGACGGTGATATCAACAAAGGCTACGTTTGGGGCAATTTCAGCACCAACGATCATACCGGTACACCGGTTCCGGTATTTAGCTATGGCCCGCATTCGCTGGATTTTAGAGGTGTATACAGTAATACCGAGATCTTTAATAAGATTAAGGCGTTGTTGCAATAA
- a CDS encoding gliding motility-associated C-terminal domain-containing protein, with protein sequence MKSFTLTAIVCLLSAFALRLQAQEGEPVFIEDFGSGTTQIGPQIGDKDFSTTYKYVPFQPFEGAYTIANSTAGMYTPSWLQTGDHTSGKNGYMMIVDATEKSDEFYKRTVKTLCPGTTYRFSVFLLNLMKADGIKPNITFSVTTSANTTVKNTGPVNTGLGWQEYSIDFSTPATGGDVVIKMTNNAAGGYGNDVALDDISLRPFGPVIDAYFNDDKTSSTVNGCAQAGQVYNLNAGLSSGTGYPNPAYQWQVNTGSGWQNMPGATVIPYPLKQPSDAGIYQYRVLSAQLGNIGSAQCRVASSPITLNIITPSPASATASSPVCLGENIYLTASAGESYSWTGPNGFTSNKQNPVIPNASDAMAGQYQVTIIKNGCETVSPAVSVAINKPVIASAGNDQTICKGESITLHATGGTTYRWFPATGLSNPNIANPEASPNATTTYTVNVTNNNCQAQSSVTLTVNNGPIAYASAVAEVIKGEKIRLQGKAEGTNVTYYWTPDDDISDSNTLTPIVSPTRDITYVLHVLQPGSCKFEATASVSLKVVEGFTIPNTFTPNGDGVNDTWKIDALNSYPNSTTQVFNRYGTLVFETRGYPTPWDGTYNGNRLPSGTYYYKIDLKNGKVYSGWVQIIG encoded by the coding sequence ATGAAAAGTTTTACTTTAACGGCAATAGTATGCCTATTGTCAGCTTTTGCCCTGCGGTTGCAGGCGCAGGAGGGGGAACCGGTATTTATTGAAGATTTTGGCTCGGGCACAACGCAAATAGGCCCACAAATCGGCGATAAGGATTTTTCTACCACTTACAAGTATGTACCCTTTCAACCATTTGAGGGCGCATACACCATTGCCAATTCTACAGCGGGCATGTACACCCCGTCGTGGCTTCAAACCGGCGACCATACCAGCGGCAAAAACGGCTACATGATGATTGTGGATGCCACCGAAAAAAGCGATGAATTTTATAAACGTACCGTTAAAACCCTTTGCCCCGGTACTACCTACCGCTTCAGCGTATTTTTATTAAACCTGATGAAAGCCGATGGCATTAAGCCAAACATCACCTTTTCGGTAACAACATCGGCCAATACAACTGTAAAAAACACAGGCCCGGTTAATACCGGTTTAGGCTGGCAGGAATACAGTATTGATTTCAGCACCCCAGCCACCGGCGGCGATGTTGTTATCAAAATGACCAATAACGCTGCCGGAGGTTACGGTAATGATGTGGCCCTTGATGATATTAGTCTACGACCGTTTGGGCCCGTTATTGATGCTTATTTCAATGATGATAAAACAAGTAGTACCGTTAATGGCTGTGCACAGGCCGGGCAGGTTTATAATTTAAATGCAGGCCTTAGCTCGGGTACGGGTTACCCTAACCCTGCTTATCAGTGGCAGGTGAATACCGGCAGTGGCTGGCAAAATATGCCGGGGGCAACTGTTATCCCCTATCCGCTTAAACAACCCTCAGATGCAGGTATTTATCAATACCGGGTATTAAGTGCGCAGCTGGGCAATATCGGCTCGGCACAATGCAGGGTTGCATCTTCGCCCATAACACTTAATATCATTACCCCCTCACCCGCCTCGGCAACGGCAAGTTCGCCGGTATGTTTGGGTGAAAATATTTATTTAACCGCATCGGCCGGCGAAAGCTACAGCTGGACAGGGCCAAACGGTTTTACATCAAACAAACAAAATCCTGTTATCCCCAATGCCAGTGATGCCATGGCCGGGCAATACCAGGTTACTATTATTAAAAACGGCTGCGAAACGGTTTCCCCCGCCGTTTCTGTGGCCATTAATAAGCCCGTGATAGCCAGTGCAGGCAATGATCAAACCATTTGCAAAGGCGAAAGCATTACCCTGCATGCAACCGGCGGTACCACGTACCGCTGGTTTCCGGCTACCGGGCTTTCAAATCCCAACATTGCCAATCCGGAGGCCTCGCCCAATGCAACAACCACCTACACCGTAAACGTAACCAACAACAACTGCCAGGCACAAAGCAGCGTAACATTAACAGTAAACAACGGGCCCATAGCCTACGCCAGTGCCGTAGCCGAAGTGATTAAGGGTGAAAAAATAAGGTTACAGGGCAAGGCCGAAGGCACAAACGTAACCTACTACTGGACACCTGACGACGACATCAGCGACAGCAATACGCTTACCCCAATCGTATCGCCCACACGCGATATCACCTATGTGCTGCATGTTTTGCAACCGGGTTCCTGCAAATTTGAAGCTACAGCAAGCGTTTCGCTAAAAGTGGTTGAGGGATTTACCATTCCAAACACATTTACCCCCAACGGCGATGGTGTAAACGATACCTGGAAAATAGACGCTTTAAACTCATACCCCAACTCAACCACACAAGTATTTAACCGGTACGGCACCTTGGTGTTTGAAACCCGCGGCTATCCCACGCCATGGGATGGCACCTACAATGGCAACAGGCTTCCATCAGGCACTTACTATTATAAAATAGATTTAAAAAACGGGAAAGTGTATTCGGGATGGGTACAGATTATAGGTTAA
- a CDS encoding MIP/aquaporin family protein — MSPFIAELIGTMLMILLGDGVVANVVLKDTKGHNSGWMVITTAWGLAVFVGVVVAGPYSGAHLNPAVTLALAISGKFAWANVIPYIISQFAGACLGALLVWVMYYDHFKRTNDAASILAVFCTGPALRNYVSNIASEIIGAFVLLFTIFYITGAEITPVKTPVGLGSVGAIPVAFLVWVIGLALGGTTGYAINPARDLGPRLMHALLPIKGKGNSDWAYSWIPVIAPLVGASIAAVLYLAIK, encoded by the coding sequence ATGTCACCTTTTATAGCCGAATTGATTGGCACTATGCTGATGATATTATTAGGCGATGGCGTGGTAGCCAACGTTGTTTTAAAAGATACAAAGGGCCATAACAGCGGCTGGATGGTAATTACCACCGCCTGGGGTTTGGCCGTTTTTGTAGGCGTGGTTGTAGCCGGTCCGTATAGCGGCGCGCACCTTAACCCCGCCGTAACCCTGGCGCTGGCCATAAGCGGTAAATTTGCATGGGCCAATGTTATACCATATATCATATCTCAGTTTGCAGGGGCCTGCCTCGGCGCTTTATTGGTTTGGGTGATGTATTACGATCATTTTAAACGCACCAATGATGCAGCAAGCATCCTGGCTGTGTTTTGTACCGGCCCGGCGTTACGTAATTACGTATCAAATATTGCCAGTGAGATTATTGGCGCTTTTGTGCTGCTGTTTACCATATTTTACATTACCGGCGCCGAGATTACCCCGGTAAAAACGCCGGTTGGTTTAGGCTCGGTAGGCGCAATACCGGTAGCTTTTTTGGTATGGGTGATTGGCCTGGCGCTTGGCGGCACAACGGGTTATGCCATTAACCCGGCGCGCGACCTTGGCCCGCGCCTGATGCATGCTTTGCTACCCATAAAAGGAAAAGGGAACAGCGATTGGGCTTACTCCTGGATTCCCGTTATAGCTCCGTTAGTTGGAGCATCCATAGCAGCGGTGCTTTACCTCGCCATTAAATAG